The Palaemon carinicauda isolate YSFRI2023 chromosome 37, ASM3689809v2, whole genome shotgun sequence genome contains a region encoding:
- the LOC137628992 gene encoding serine protease 1-like produces the protein MHLPLGQSLIITAGVVMVILPSVQGSDIVKEPYCSCRGYRCGIPNPDGRVVGGRVTSRGRYPWLASLNYRGKMYCGASLVNDRFLVSAAHCVKNINKDKVEILLGSYNRSDSTEISRRVRRVKEWWTPDDYYSKSVINDIGVIELNEPVVINRYIRPVCLPLEDQSYAGEYGIVIGWGRQSEGGEHSDVVRKIKVPILSNEDCRNTKHIPGDITDTMMCAGYDAGRIDSCGGDSGGPLLHERSGGSQIDLIGIVSWGEGCGRTGYPGVYTRIQSFRNFIDTKISSGCFCPHQEEDLPLLQQVQGSEALPASSRYGKQN, from the exons ATGCACTTGCCCCTAGGCCAGTCTTTGATTATTACCGCTGGTGTGGTTATGGTTATTCTGCCCTCCGTACAG GGGTCTGACATTGTCAAGGAGCCGTACTGCAGTTGTCGTGGGTACC GTTGTGGCATACCTAACCCTGATGGTCGAGTGGTAGGGGGGAGAGTGACGTCGAGGGGCAGGTACCCCTGGCTGGCATCACTCAACTATCGGGGCAAAATGTATTGCGGAGCCTCCCTGGTGAACGATAGGTTCCTTGTATCAGCTGCCCATTGTGTCAAAAA TATAAACAAAGACAAAGTTGAGATCCTCCTGGGGAGTTACAACAGGAGCGATTCCACTGAGATTTCCAGGCGAGTTCGGAGGGTGAAAGAGTGGTGGACGCCCGATGACTATTACTCAAAGAGCGTCATCAACGACATCGGTGTCATCGAGTTAAATGAGCCTGTGGTGATTAACAGATACATTAGACCTGTCTGTCTTCCTTTGGAAG ACCAATCTTATGCAGGTGAATATGGCATCGTCATCGGATGGGGTCGTCAGAGCGAGGGTGGTGAGCACAGTGACGTAGTCCGGAAGATAAAAGTTCCAATACTAAGTAATGAGGATTGCAGGAACACGAAACATATACCTGGAGACATTACAGACACAATGATGTGTGCTGGATACGATGCAGGGAGAATCGACTCTTGTGGA GGTGACAGTGGGGGTCCTCTATTGCATGAAAGGTCTGGAGGAAGCCAGATTGATCTCATTG GAATCGTATCCTGGGGAGAAGGATGCGGTCGCACCGGATACCCTGGAGTGTACACCAGAATTCAGAGCTTCCGGAATTTCATAGACACGAAGATATCTTCTGGTTGCTTTTGCCCTCATCAGGAAGAGGACCTACCTCTACTTCAGCAAGTTCAGGGTTCAGAAGCACTTCCAGCATCATCGAGATATGGGAAACAGAACTGA